The Thermogemmata fonticola genome has a window encoding:
- a CDS encoding phosphoenolpyruvate hydrolase family protein, translating to MNRQEILARLRQVVASGRPIIGGGAGTGISAKCAELGGIDLIIIYNSGRFRMAGRGSLAGLLPYGDANQIVMDMAREVLPIVQHTPVLAGVCATDPFRVMKRFLQDVRDIGFAGVQNFPTVGLFDGTFRQGLEETGMGFAKEVEMIALAHDLDLLTCPYVFTIEEAEAMARAGADILIPHMGLTTKGTIGAKTALSLEQAAQKVQQLAEAARRIRPDILVLCHGGPISEPEDVRYILEHTRGIVGFFGASSIERLPTEQAITTCVRQFKDLRLAGPALSP from the coding sequence ATGAACCGTCAGGAGATTCTGGCACGTTTGAGGCAGGTGGTCGCTTCGGGCCGCCCGATCATTGGCGGAGGTGCAGGAACGGGAATATCCGCGAAATGTGCGGAACTGGGCGGGATCGACTTAATCATTATTTACAATTCGGGGCGATTCCGCATGGCCGGTCGCGGCTCGCTGGCGGGTCTGCTCCCCTATGGCGACGCCAATCAGATAGTCATGGACATGGCCCGTGAAGTGCTCCCCATTGTACAACACACACCGGTGCTGGCCGGCGTGTGCGCCACCGATCCTTTCCGGGTGATGAAACGCTTCCTCCAGGATGTGCGGGACATCGGGTTTGCGGGGGTGCAAAACTTCCCCACGGTCGGTTTGTTCGACGGCACCTTTCGTCAGGGACTGGAAGAAACCGGCATGGGCTTTGCCAAGGAAGTCGAGATGATCGCCTTGGCGCACGACTTGGACCTGCTCACCTGCCCATACGTGTTCACAATCGAAGAGGCGGAGGCAATGGCCCGAGCCGGTGCCGACATCCTTATCCCCCACATGGGCTTGACAACCAAAGGAACCATCGGCGCGAAAACTGCCCTGTCTCTGGAACAAGCTGCTCAGAAAGTTCAGCAACTCGCTGAGGCCGCCCGCCGCATCCGCCCCGATATTCTCGTTCTCTGTCACGGCGGCCCCATCTCAGAACCGGAGGACGTTCGCTATATTTTGGAGCACACCCGTGGCATCGTCGGCTTCTTTGGGGCCTCCAGTATCGAACGCCTTCCTACAGAACAGGCCATTACTACCTGCGTCCGGCAGTTCAAAGATCTGCGCCTCGCGGGACCGGCACTCTCTCCGTAA
- a CDS encoding (2Fe-2S)-binding protein — MQADDTVCYCFHVTWRKLENWARRHRPQVASQLSACGGAGTGCGWCIPFLRLIHRRVLEESSRGGLQPVAQEAEAEAALITLTAEEYAALRAEYIRSGRGKPPPPASPSPES, encoded by the coding sequence ATGCAGGCTGATGACACGGTGTGTTATTGTTTCCACGTGACGTGGCGGAAACTGGAGAACTGGGCGCGGCGCCATCGCCCTCAGGTGGCCAGTCAGTTATCAGCCTGTGGCGGAGCAGGAACGGGTTGTGGCTGGTGTATTCCCTTTTTGCGGCTCATCCATCGCCGGGTTCTGGAAGAATCTTCTCGAGGCGGTCTTCAGCCTGTGGCTCAGGAGGCAGAAGCGGAGGCGGCCCTTATCACGCTCACGGCGGAAGAATATGCGGCTTTGCGGGCGGAATATATCCGATCAGGACGCGGCAAACCGCCCCCTCCTGCCTCTCCTTCCCCGGAATCCTAG
- the hpnC gene encoding squalene synthase HpnC — MTAAWNMLDQLRRWGPQTLAGRPAPTLAQARAYCRWLAHTHYENFSVVSWWLPRRLRPHVEVIYAYCRWADDLADETRGGNEALSLLQWWRRELLLCYEGFCRHPVFVALQPTLRRFAIPPEPFLRLLEAFVQDQQQVRYPDFASLLQYCQRSANPVGQLVLYLFDSYDARRAALADEICTGLQLANFWQDVGRDWERGRIYLPLEDCVRFGYTEADFQARRCNGAFREMLQFQVQRTRGFFDRGEQLLPLLPSEAQVPVELFLRGGQAILQAIERQNYDVWTQRPVLSSRMKCYLLGWVVSRRLWRYATGVGKR, encoded by the coding sequence ATGACAGCGGCGTGGAACATGTTGGACCAATTGCGCCGGTGGGGGCCGCAAACTCTTGCCGGCCGGCCAGCTCCGACGCTGGCCCAAGCGCGAGCTTACTGCCGTTGGCTTGCCCATACTCACTACGAAAACTTCAGTGTCGTCAGTTGGTGGCTGCCTCGGCGCCTGCGACCCCATGTCGAGGTTATTTACGCCTACTGCCGTTGGGCCGATGATCTCGCAGACGAAACCCGCGGAGGGAACGAAGCGCTCAGTTTGCTCCAGTGGTGGCGCCGCGAATTACTCCTCTGCTACGAGGGGTTTTGCCGCCATCCTGTCTTCGTGGCGCTTCAACCGACTCTACGACGCTTCGCGATTCCGCCGGAGCCATTCCTCCGACTGCTGGAAGCCTTTGTGCAAGACCAGCAGCAAGTTCGTTACCCTGATTTTGCCTCGCTGCTCCAGTACTGCCAGCGCTCGGCCAATCCCGTGGGCCAACTGGTGCTGTACCTGTTTGACAGTTACGATGCCCGTCGAGCAGCTCTAGCGGATGAGATTTGCACGGGCCTGCAACTCGCCAACTTCTGGCAGGATGTGGGTCGGGATTGGGAGCGGGGGCGCATCTATCTCCCGCTCGAGGACTGTGTTCGTTTCGGTTACACCGAAGCGGACTTCCAAGCCCGGCGTTGCAACGGGGCTTTCCGGGAAATGCTCCAGTTCCAGGTGCAGCGCACCCGCGGGTTTTTCGACCGAGGAGAGCAGTTGCTGCCGCTACTGCCTTCGGAAGCCCAAGTGCCGGTGGAGTTATTCCTGCGAGGGGGCCAAGCCATTCTGCAAGCCATCGAGCGGCAAAACTACGATGTTTGGACGCAGCGCCCGGTCCTCAGTTCCAGGATGAAGTGTTATCTGCTAGGATGGGTGGTGAGTCGGCGCTTGTGGAGGTACGCAACAGGTGTTGGGAAACGCTGA
- a CDS encoding PhoPQ-activated pathogenicity-related family protein has product MRRGGWWSVPLMLGLVVGVYPCWSRGVIEPAAPAAGTAEAEPPPDLVNYVRAPDNSFRWKKENHQETEAGTVYTLDLVSQTWHGIVWDHKIQIFVPKGAPITETVVLWNQGGRPNPGSAVLGMEMARRIGAPVVFLYGIPKQPLFGGKTEDALIAETFVRYLETKDSTWPLLFPMVKSLIRAMDAVQQFAQEQWQKEIRGFVVTGASKRGWTSWLTAATGDPRIKAIAPLVIDTLNMPVQMANQVKAFGKPSEMIRDYTNRKLVPIPDTPEARNLWRMIDPWVYRERITVPKMIINGANDPYWPLDALNSYWDDLKGEKYVLYVPNAGHDLRERDANGKPELLPRRAMSTLCAFGRCMIFNKPMPRLEWVCSEEQGFCRLELKSAAKVRQVRVWVAESPTRDFRPARWKEQPQTDLPAVVHAPDKGFRAFFAETEYQMDDLTFSLCTQIRILEAKK; this is encoded by the coding sequence ATGAGACGAGGTGGATGGTGGAGTGTACCGCTTATGCTGGGATTGGTGGTCGGGGTTTACCCTTGTTGGAGCAGGGGTGTGATCGAACCAGCCGCCCCTGCGGCCGGGACTGCGGAAGCCGAACCCCCTCCGGACTTGGTGAACTACGTCCGTGCTCCGGATAATTCTTTCCGTTGGAAGAAGGAGAATCACCAGGAGACGGAGGCGGGAACGGTTTATACCCTCGATCTGGTGTCCCAGACGTGGCATGGAATTGTTTGGGATCATAAGATTCAGATTTTTGTGCCCAAGGGGGCACCCATCACGGAAACCGTGGTGCTTTGGAATCAAGGGGGACGTCCCAATCCAGGCTCGGCCGTTTTAGGGATGGAGATGGCCCGGCGGATCGGGGCGCCCGTAGTCTTCCTCTATGGGATTCCCAAGCAGCCCCTCTTTGGCGGCAAGACCGAAGATGCCCTGATTGCTGAGACGTTTGTCCGCTATCTGGAGACCAAGGATTCCACTTGGCCGTTGTTGTTCCCGATGGTCAAAAGCCTCATTCGAGCTATGGATGCCGTCCAGCAATTTGCCCAGGAACAGTGGCAGAAAGAAATCCGCGGGTTTGTCGTCACTGGAGCCTCCAAGCGCGGCTGGACCAGTTGGTTGACAGCAGCCACTGGCGATCCGCGGATCAAAGCGATTGCTCCTCTGGTTATCGATACCCTGAACATGCCCGTGCAAATGGCCAATCAGGTCAAGGCATTCGGCAAACCCAGCGAAATGATCCGCGACTATACCAACCGCAAGCTGGTGCCCATTCCCGATACGCCGGAGGCCCGTAACTTGTGGCGCATGATTGATCCCTGGGTGTACCGCGAACGGATCACCGTGCCCAAGATGATCATCAACGGAGCCAATGATCCGTATTGGCCCCTGGATGCGCTCAACAGCTATTGGGATGATCTGAAAGGGGAGAAATACGTTCTCTATGTTCCCAATGCGGGGCATGATTTGCGGGAACGCGACGCCAACGGCAAGCCGGAACTACTTCCCCGACGTGCAATGAGTACTCTATGTGCCTTCGGGCGATGTATGATTTTCAACAAGCCCATGCCGCGGTTGGAATGGGTCTGTTCCGAAGAGCAGGGCTTCTGCCGGCTGGAGTTGAAGTCTGCGGCTAAGGTCCGGCAAGTTCGCGTGTGGGTAGCCGAATCACCCACGCGGGATTTCCGTCCCGCGCGATGGAAGGAACAGCCCCAGACGGACTTGCCTGCGGTGGTCCACGCGCCAGATAAGGGATTCCGGGCTTTCTTCGCGGAAACGGAATACCAGATGGATGACTTGACTTTCAGCCTCTGCACACAGATCCGCATTCTGGAGGCGAAAAAGTAA
- a CDS encoding PhoPQ-activated pathogenicity-related family protein: MRGWNANVCAMSKRRWSVILCGMILFGLLGSAVVWLGSSVWQQNLAQVSEPNAAGTEKPASEKTAPTEGDSIGETVRLTAGQEHKDLPRELTDYVAQPDEHFTWSVQGREERWLLGRPWGTIHTLQVRSQRWQGVVWQHEVIVYIPPGLSPGQTWLLWIDGDLPPRSKVDTLGMLVASQIRAPFAMLFGVPNQPLLGDYREDALIAETLARYLQTQRSDWPLLFPMVKSVIRCMDALQGYAQQQWGCRLERFVLSGASKRGWTAWLTAATGDPRVQAIAPLVFDTLNLPAQMAQQVRVFGRFSEMIHDYQKRGLLPIPNTSAAQRLWAMIDPWTYCPRLRMPKLIINGTNDPYWPLDALNLYWEGLPGDKWVLYVPNAGHYMCERRADGAEESLPRRAVATLTSFAYAQIHGRPLPRLQWHWQPLDQGQWHVQGHCDQIPCKVRLFTATSDSRDFRQAWWQEHELRLDQVPVQVVVPPQAKSYSAAFVEVEFASDGRRFTLSSPLRVWESSAHRP; the protein is encoded by the coding sequence GTGAGGGGGTGGAATGCCAATGTCTGCGCCATGTCCAAGCGACGGTGGTCTGTCATTTTGTGCGGCATGATTTTGTTCGGGCTGCTTGGTAGTGCTGTCGTTTGGCTGGGGTCAAGTGTTTGGCAGCAGAACTTGGCTCAGGTCAGCGAACCGAACGCTGCCGGAACAGAAAAACCTGCTTCAGAAAAAACGGCTCCCACTGAGGGGGACAGCATTGGCGAAACCGTAAGGTTGACCGCGGGACAAGAACACAAGGACTTGCCGCGGGAGTTAACGGATTACGTAGCCCAACCCGACGAACATTTCACCTGGAGCGTGCAAGGCCGGGAGGAACGCTGGCTCTTGGGCCGGCCCTGGGGAACCATCCACACCCTCCAGGTGCGCTCTCAGCGTTGGCAAGGGGTAGTTTGGCAACATGAGGTGATCGTCTATATTCCTCCCGGCCTCTCACCGGGACAGACCTGGTTGCTCTGGATCGACGGGGATCTGCCGCCACGAAGCAAGGTGGACACCTTGGGAATGCTGGTGGCTTCGCAGATCCGCGCGCCGTTTGCTATGCTATTCGGCGTGCCCAATCAACCTCTGCTGGGCGATTATCGGGAAGATGCGTTGATTGCTGAAACCCTGGCTCGTTACTTGCAGACGCAGAGGAGTGATTGGCCCTTGCTCTTTCCTATGGTCAAAAGCGTCATCCGCTGTATGGATGCGCTGCAAGGTTACGCGCAACAGCAGTGGGGATGTCGGCTGGAACGCTTTGTCCTGTCGGGGGCTTCCAAGCGGGGATGGACAGCGTGGTTGACAGCGGCCACGGGCGATCCCCGTGTTCAAGCGATTGCACCGTTGGTGTTCGATACCCTCAACTTGCCCGCACAAATGGCGCAACAGGTGCGGGTGTTTGGCCGCTTTAGTGAGATGATCCACGACTACCAAAAACGCGGCTTGTTACCCATTCCCAATACATCTGCCGCTCAGCGACTGTGGGCCATGATCGATCCGTGGACCTATTGTCCGCGGTTGCGTATGCCCAAGCTCATTATCAATGGGACGAATGATCCCTACTGGCCATTGGATGCCCTCAACCTGTATTGGGAAGGTTTGCCGGGGGACAAGTGGGTCCTCTATGTTCCCAATGCCGGGCATTACATGTGCGAGCGGCGTGCCGACGGTGCCGAAGAATCTTTGCCGCGCCGAGCCGTTGCTACCCTGACCAGCTTCGCCTATGCCCAGATTCACGGCCGCCCCTTGCCGCGCTTGCAATGGCACTGGCAACCCTTGGATCAGGGACAATGGCATGTCCAGGGGCACTGTGATCAAATACCCTGCAAGGTCCGGTTGTTTACCGCCACTTCCGACAGCCGGGACTTTCGCCAAGCGTGGTGGCAGGAACACGAGTTGCGTTTGGATCAGGTCCCAGTCCAAGTGGTTGTCCCTCCCCAAGCCAAATCGTATTCCGCCGCCTTTGTCGAAGTAGAGTTTGCCAGCGACGGACGCCGCTTCACCCTGTCTTCCCCTCTGCGTGTCTGGGAATCTTCAGCCCATCGGCCATAA
- a CDS encoding tetratricopeptide repeat protein, whose amino-acid sequence MAHDRISEDAQALFERGQQAYQQGDHREAVECFSRAIRLRPDVAAAYRYRAYAYRELGDRLSALNDFDTAIRLKPDDVQAYADRAAVLFAQKAFDQAISDCNQVLALDPGRGFIYGLRGRCHAELGNSAQALQDYTEAIRADPDNAIQYLQWRAELHLECGNLAEVLADCEAICQQQPQHVMAHCLRGMAQAQAAQLEEALHAFSTALQIQATHKPSLLGRARVYLQLGSSRQAEEDCNTLLALEPNLATAHELRGLARRLQGRWCEAAEDFTQALQIDPSATLFNRRAEMHYYAGDYAAALRDHVEALKLNPRDPATFNSLAWIWSTCPDPEFRNGQRAKDCATRACELTEWAEPGFLDTLAAACAECGEYEQAVQWANRAIELLQQKQPANPEVWHDYTQRRELYRQHKPFRTSPGPLTSLPIWGDSSTSAPSQVN is encoded by the coding sequence ATGGCACACGATCGGATCAGCGAAGACGCTCAGGCATTGTTTGAGCGTGGCCAACAGGCCTATCAACAGGGGGATCACCGTGAGGCAGTGGAGTGTTTTTCCCGGGCTATTCGCCTGCGACCGGATGTGGCCGCAGCTTATCGCTACAGGGCCTACGCCTACCGGGAATTGGGAGACCGCCTGAGTGCGCTCAACGATTTTGATACGGCTATTCGACTCAAGCCGGACGACGTTCAGGCCTATGCTGACCGGGCGGCGGTGCTATTCGCCCAGAAGGCCTTCGACCAGGCTATCTCAGATTGCAATCAGGTGTTAGCTTTAGACCCTGGCCGGGGGTTTATTTACGGGCTGCGCGGTCGTTGCCATGCGGAGCTAGGCAACAGTGCCCAGGCACTCCAGGATTACACGGAAGCCATCCGTGCCGACCCCGACAACGCAATCCAATACCTGCAATGGCGGGCGGAACTCCACTTGGAATGCGGAAATCTAGCGGAAGTTCTCGCCGACTGCGAAGCCATCTGCCAGCAACAACCCCAGCACGTCATGGCCCATTGCTTGCGCGGTATGGCCCAGGCGCAAGCGGCTCAACTGGAGGAGGCCCTCCACGCATTCAGTACCGCTTTGCAAATTCAAGCCACGCACAAGCCTTCGCTGCTGGGCCGTGCTCGCGTTTACTTGCAACTTGGCTCTAGCCGGCAAGCCGAGGAGGACTGCAACACCCTCTTGGCCCTGGAGCCAAACCTAGCCACGGCTCATGAACTCCGCGGACTGGCGCGCCGCCTCCAAGGACGATGGTGTGAAGCCGCCGAAGACTTCACCCAAGCCTTACAAATCGACCCCAGTGCGACCCTGTTCAACCGGCGTGCCGAAATGCACTACTATGCTGGCGATTATGCCGCGGCGTTACGCGACCACGTCGAGGCTCTTAAACTCAACCCCCGCGATCCGGCCACCTTCAATTCTTTAGCCTGGATCTGGAGTACCTGCCCCGACCCGGAATTCCGCAACGGTCAGCGTGCCAAAGATTGTGCCACACGGGCTTGTGAACTGACGGAATGGGCGGAGCCTGGCTTTCTCGATACTCTGGCGGCAGCTTGCGCCGAATGCGGAGAATACGAACAAGCCGTTCAATGGGCCAATCGAGCCATCGAATTACTCCAACAGAAACAACCGGCCAACCCGGAAGTGTGGCACGACTATACCCAACGGCGGGAATTGTATCGGCAGCATAAGCCCTTCCGCACCTCGCCGGGACCGCTGACCAGCCTCCCTATATGGGGAGACAGCTCCACCTCTGCGCCCTCCCAGGTCAACTGA
- a CDS encoding tetratricopeptide repeat protein: MSATPVTPQRLPSLTAEQRRIAQESFTRAKEALSNQQIDYAIELLLTCCRIDPANFLYRQTLRKAQKDKYGHNLRGSRFAFLTTPRWKARVKAAKRARDYLKVLEYGEQVLCRNPWDLGTQLDMAEAFDALGLSDLAVFTLDQARQKYPKDATLNRALARLFEKRGDFQKAIVLWQLVKEVHPTDVEAAHKAKDLAARETIQKGQYEEVVGGSKESPILGRIEARANEKQDRLSRDVEALLKRIEADPTEPSLYVQLAQLYRQHQQWDRAKAVLEQGLGPTGQAFVLQVELMELELASVRRNLDLVESRLQQVRTRQPSDPRSPHSSAKSTAADPYEDLSIAELEQLREQLRGEIERREIELYQLKADRYPEQAVYRLELGERLLRIGQVEAAIVELQQARRDERLKWKAALLLGHAFRQRNNWRLAQRNYEEALQLLPPAEEEARKEILFELAQGNATAGDLQRALDLGHELANIDYAYKNIGRLLEEWNDRLQSA; encoded by the coding sequence ATGTCTGCCACGCCCGTTACGCCCCAACGACTACCCTCCTTGACGGCGGAGCAGCGCCGTATTGCTCAGGAAAGCTTCACACGGGCCAAGGAAGCTCTTTCCAATCAGCAGATTGATTACGCGATCGAATTGTTGCTGACGTGTTGCCGGATCGACCCGGCGAACTTTCTCTATCGCCAAACCCTCCGGAAAGCCCAAAAGGACAAGTACGGACATAATTTGCGCGGCAGTCGTTTCGCCTTTCTGACGACGCCCCGGTGGAAAGCCCGTGTCAAGGCGGCCAAACGAGCCAGAGATTACCTCAAAGTGTTGGAATACGGCGAGCAGGTTCTTTGTCGCAATCCCTGGGACTTGGGCACGCAACTCGATATGGCCGAAGCCTTTGATGCCCTCGGCCTGAGCGATCTCGCTGTGTTTACCCTCGATCAGGCCCGGCAAAAGTATCCCAAGGATGCGACCCTCAATCGGGCCTTGGCTCGCCTGTTTGAGAAGCGCGGCGATTTCCAGAAAGCCATTGTCTTGTGGCAATTAGTCAAGGAGGTCCATCCCACTGACGTGGAGGCCGCTCACAAAGCCAAGGACTTGGCGGCGCGAGAAACGATTCAGAAGGGCCAGTATGAAGAGGTGGTCGGCGGCAGTAAGGAATCGCCAATTCTGGGCCGAATCGAAGCCAGAGCGAATGAGAAACAGGATCGGCTCAGCCGCGATGTCGAGGCTTTGCTCAAGCGGATCGAGGCCGATCCGACCGAGCCGAGCCTGTATGTGCAACTAGCCCAGCTCTATCGCCAGCATCAGCAATGGGATCGGGCCAAAGCGGTGCTGGAACAAGGTCTGGGACCGACCGGCCAGGCCTTCGTCTTGCAGGTGGAATTGATGGAATTGGAGCTGGCCTCCGTTCGGCGGAATCTCGATCTGGTGGAATCCCGCCTGCAACAGGTGCGTACTCGCCAGCCCAGCGATCCTCGATCCCCCCACTCTTCTGCCAAGTCTACCGCCGCTGATCCTTACGAAGACCTGTCGATTGCGGAACTGGAGCAACTCCGCGAGCAACTGCGGGGCGAGATTGAACGCCGGGAAATCGAACTCTACCAGCTCAAAGCGGATCGCTATCCGGAACAAGCGGTGTATCGTCTGGAATTGGGGGAACGATTGCTCCGAATCGGCCAGGTGGAAGCCGCAATTGTCGAACTGCAACAGGCGCGGCGGGATGAACGGCTCAAGTGGAAGGCGGCGTTACTGCTCGGACATGCATTTCGCCAACGGAACAACTGGCGCCTCGCTCAGAGGAACTATGAGGAAGCCCTGCAACTGTTGCCACCTGCGGAGGAAGAAGCCCGTAAGGAAATCCTCTTTGAACTGGCTCAAGGTAATGCAACCGCAGGGGACCTGCAACGCGCACTCGATCTGGGACACGAACTCGCCAACATCGACTACGCCTACAAAAATATCGGCCGCCTTCTGGAAGAATGGAATGATCGACTTCAGTCAGCTTAG
- a CDS encoding L-threonylcarbamoyladenylate synthase — protein sequence MAALVWPIDADAPDLSRLQEAAKLLHRGKLVVFPTETVYGLGAHAFDRQAVQRIFTVKGRPASNPLIVHIASPAQLDQVASGCPPLARRLAEQFWPGPLTLVFPKHPQIPAEVTAGGPTVAVRIPSHPVALALLRIAGVPVAAPSANRSTAISPTRAEHVLSSLGEAVDLILDAGPCPSGVESTVLDVTVDPPRLLRPGPITVPMLESVIGSIAVGSPPSGTVSPPPRSPGQMPRHYAPRTPLRLVSAEHLPQEQSRLVEQGLHCGILELPDDPRQAAAILYAELHRLDAAGYDLLLAPLPPDTWDWLAIRDRLQRAAHP from the coding sequence ATGGCCGCACTGGTCTGGCCGATCGATGCCGACGCTCCGGACCTTTCCCGTCTCCAGGAAGCAGCCAAGTTGCTGCATCGAGGGAAATTGGTGGTGTTTCCCACGGAAACGGTTTACGGTCTGGGCGCCCATGCCTTTGATCGCCAAGCCGTCCAACGTATTTTCACGGTGAAGGGACGCCCTGCCTCAAACCCTTTGATTGTCCACATCGCCTCCCCGGCTCAATTGGATCAAGTGGCTTCCGGCTGCCCCCCCTTAGCTCGCCGCTTGGCCGAGCAGTTTTGGCCCGGTCCTTTGACCCTGGTGTTTCCCAAGCACCCACAGATTCCAGCGGAAGTCACAGCCGGAGGACCGACAGTGGCTGTTCGCATCCCTTCCCATCCCGTGGCTCTCGCTCTGTTACGAATCGCCGGCGTGCCCGTGGCTGCCCCCAGTGCTAATCGGAGTACTGCCATCTCCCCGACACGGGCCGAGCACGTGTTGAGCAGCTTGGGTGAGGCGGTCGATCTTATTCTCGATGCCGGTCCCTGTCCCAGCGGTGTGGAATCCACCGTCCTCGATGTCACGGTGGACCCTCCGCGTCTGTTGCGTCCTGGGCCAATCACCGTACCGATGCTGGAATCCGTGATTGGTTCGATTGCTGTGGGTTCGCCGCCTTCTGGGACCGTTTCCCCACCGCCGCGATCTCCAGGCCAGATGCCCCGACATTATGCCCCCCGCACCCCGCTCCGTCTCGTTTCCGCGGAACACCTCCCTCAGGAACAATCTCGCCTCGTGGAGCAGGGATTGCACTGTGGCATACTGGAACTGCCAGACGACCCTCGCCAAGCGGCGGCGATCCTTTACGCCGAGTTGCACCGTCTGGATGCTGCTGGGTACGATCTGCTGTTGGCACCCTTACCGCCCGACACCTGGGATTGGCTCGCCATCCGGGATCGCCTCCAGCGGGCAGCTCACCCTTAA